A genome region from Rhea pennata isolate bPtePen1 chromosome 35 unlocalized genomic scaffold, bPtePen1.pri SUPER_35_unloc_1, whole genome shotgun sequence includes the following:
- the SYP gene encoding synaptophysin, whose protein sequence is MEVLNQLVAGGQFRVIKEPLGFLKLLEWLFSIFAFATCGSYSGSFGLSVECATRNESDLNIAVDFGYPFRLHQVYFLAPTCQGTERGHQEKVFLVGDYSSAAEFFVTVAVFAFLYALGALGVYLFLDSKYRENNKGPVIDLVATGVLAFLWLVSSCAWAKALADIKEATAPAGVLAELPGCRRPGARCRGLRSPVTSGLNTSVVFGFLNLVLWTGNLWFVFKETGWGGPWGRGPPAGAPEKPAAPEGGYGQPEGGYGQPGGYQPDYGQGGYGPPEGGYGQAAPTSFANQM, encoded by the exons CTCTTCTCCATCTTCGCCTTCGCCACCTGCGGCAGCTACTCGGGCTCCTTCGGCCTGAGCGTCGAATGTGCCACCCGCAACGAGAGCGACCTCAACATCGCCGTGGACTTCGGCTACCCCTTCAG GCTGCACCAGGTGTACTTCCTGGCCCCCACGTGCCAGGGCACCGAGAGGGGCCACCAGGAGAAGGTGTTCCTGGTGGGCGACTACTCGTCGGCCGCTGAGTTCTTCGTCACCGTGGCCGTCTTCGCCTTCCTCTACGCCCTGGGCGCCCTCGGCGTCTACCTCTTCCTCGACAGCAAGTACCGGGAGAACAACAAGGGGCCCGTCATC GACCTGGTGGCCACGGGGGTGCTGGCCTTCCTGTGGCTGGTGAGCTCCTGCGCCTGGGCCAAGGCGCTGGCGGACATCAAGGAGGCCACGGCGCCCGCCGGCGTCCTGGCCGAGCTGccgggctgccggcgcccgGGGGCCCGCTGCCGCGGCCTGCGCTCGCCCGTCACCTCCGGCCTCAACACCTCCGTG GTCTTCGGCTTCCTGAACCTGGTGCTGTGGACGGGCAACCTCTGGTTCGTGTTCAAGGAGACGGGCtggggggggccgtggggccgcggcccccccgccggcgcccccgAGAAGCCGGCGGCCCCCGAGGGCGGCTACGGGCAGCCCGAGGGCGGCTACGGGCAGCCCGGCGGCTACCAGCCCGACTACGGCCAGGGCGGCTACGGCCCCCCCGAGGGGGGGTACGGCCAGGCCGCCCCCACCTCCTTTGCCAACCAGATGTAG